A DNA window from Chlamydiota bacterium contains the following coding sequences:
- a CDS encoding carbon starvation protein A yields the protein MPALPLIILTLCVFTIGYRYYSAFLASKVFVLDSTRTTPAHTLRDNQNYYPMSKWVLFGHHFAAISGAGPLIGPVLAAQFGYLPGLLWIVIGVVLGGATQDFIILVASTRREGKSLAEIAKAEISKPAGIACALAILFIVLVALAGLGFVVVNALAESSWGTFTIGASIPIALVMGTYIFGIKKGSSDAIRKATIFGVTALFLAVMLGKFIPEIPALHQIFLMNKKAIIVAIAIYGFFASVLPVWLLLAPRDYLSSYMKLGTVLFLIAGIIFVNPQLHFPALTPFIHGGGPIIPGKVWPFCFITIMCGAISGFHALVSSGTTPKMLSNECHARSIGYGCMLLEALVGVVCLIAACSLHPGDYYAINVSPTLYAGLHLQPVNLDTLTRQVGEQTLIGRTGGAVSLAVGMAQIFSAIPGFSGFMKYWYHFAIMFEALFILTTIDAGTRIARFILQEFFGQIIPAFKRADWLPGNILTSALVVFGWSYLIWNASISTLWPMFGIANQLLAVIALVIGTSILIKMKKQKYLWVSILPMIFVGVTTLSAAFQMITKHYWPKIASPFIIHMNIGLIFIMVGSTLFILIEAARKWRS from the coding sequence ATGCCCGCTCTGCCGCTTATCATTTTGACTCTCTGTGTTTTTACAATTGGGTATCGTTATTACAGTGCCTTCTTGGCCTCCAAAGTTTTTGTTCTGGACTCAACACGAACAACCCCTGCCCACACCCTTCGCGACAATCAAAATTATTATCCCATGTCCAAATGGGTCCTCTTCGGGCATCACTTCGCAGCGATCTCAGGGGCAGGCCCTCTGATTGGTCCTGTTCTTGCGGCTCAATTTGGTTATTTGCCTGGACTTCTCTGGATTGTGATTGGGGTCGTTCTGGGAGGAGCGACACAGGATTTTATCATTCTGGTTGCCTCGACGCGCAGAGAAGGAAAATCTCTCGCTGAAATTGCAAAGGCTGAAATCAGCAAACCTGCTGGCATTGCGTGTGCCCTGGCCATTCTTTTCATTGTCCTGGTGGCCCTGGCAGGATTAGGCTTTGTAGTCGTGAATGCCCTGGCCGAAAGTTCTTGGGGGACATTCACAATCGGCGCCAGCATTCCCATTGCGCTCGTCATGGGGACTTATATTTTTGGCATCAAAAAAGGCTCTTCCGACGCCATTCGCAAAGCTACTATTTTTGGAGTGACCGCTTTATTTCTGGCTGTTATGCTTGGGAAATTTATTCCAGAAATTCCAGCTCTCCATCAAATTTTCTTAATGAATAAAAAAGCCATTATTGTCGCCATCGCGATTTATGGATTCTTCGCTTCTGTTCTTCCCGTTTGGCTTTTGCTCGCACCTCGCGATTATTTAAGCTCTTACATGAAATTGGGAACGGTTTTATTTCTGATTGCGGGAATTATTTTTGTGAACCCTCAATTGCATTTCCCTGCCCTCACCCCCTTTATTCACGGAGGGGGACCCATTATTCCAGGAAAAGTCTGGCCTTTTTGTTTCATCACCATCATGTGCGGCGCCATTTCTGGATTTCATGCCCTCGTCTCTTCGGGGACAACTCCCAAAATGCTATCGAATGAATGCCACGCCCGCTCGATTGGATATGGCTGCATGCTTTTGGAAGCTTTGGTCGGCGTCGTCTGCCTCATCGCGGCTTGCTCCCTTCATCCAGGCGACTATTATGCCATTAATGTTTCTCCCACTCTCTACGCTGGACTTCATCTTCAACCTGTGAATTTAGACACACTCACCCGTCAAGTAGGCGAACAGACCTTGATTGGAAGAACCGGGGGAGCTGTTTCACTCGCCGTCGGCATGGCCCAGATTTTTAGTGCCATTCCAGGATTTTCAGGCTTCATGAAATACTGGTATCACTTTGCGATCATGTTCGAGGCTCTTTTTATTCTCACCACCATTGATGCCGGAACCCGCATTGCGAGATTTATTTTGCAAGAATTCTTTGGCCAAATCATTCCTGCCTTTAAACGAGCCGATTGGCTTCCCGGAAATATTCTCACAAGCGCTCTGGTCGTTTTCGGCTGGAGCTACCTCATCTGGAATGCCAGCATCAGCACCCTTTGGCCCATGTTCGGAATCGCCAATCAACTCCTGGCCGTCATCGCCCTCGTCATTGGAACCAGTATTCTCATTAAAATGAAAAAACAAAAATATCTATGGGTCTCTATTCTTCCCATGATTTTTGTGGGAGTCACAACTTTATCCGCTGCTTTTCAGATGATCACAAAACATTACTGGCCAAAAATCGCGAGCCCTTTTATCATTCACATGAACATTGGACTGATCTTTATTATGGTAGGATCTACGCTTTTTATCCTAATTGAAGCAGCTCGGAAATGGCGCTCGTGA